In a genomic window of Ipomoea triloba cultivar NCNSP0323 chromosome 3, ASM357664v1:
- the LOC116014060 gene encoding G-type lectin S-receptor-like serine/threonine-protein kinase LECRK4, which translates to MFDVDNLTTGGFPKEKYIYIAKLDVDGIFRLYSRPFGHGNWSVLWSTTADKCAPKGICGVNAFCTTMDTESECRCLPGFDFVIPGNWSSGCIRNFTALSCHSTGGGDIDYEMRALDNTTWQSNSYAVLKALTKEECEQTCLEDCNCDAVLFKDGECRKDRLPLKYGRRSKGDSNSALIKIGLTIRRGGLVDHRVRYN; encoded by the coding sequence ATGTTTGATGTGGATAACTTAACCACAGGAGGCTTTccaaaggaaaaatatatttacattgCAAAATTAGATGTGGATGGTATTTTCCGGCTGTATTCACGTCCATTCGGTCATGGAAACTGGTCAGTTTTATGGTCAACTACGGCAGATAAATGCGCCCCAAAAGGTATCTGCGGGGTGAATGCTTTTTGCACTACAATGGACACTGAATCTGAATGCAGATGTCTCCCGgggtttgattttgtgattcCAGGCAACTGGAGTTCAGGATGCATTAGAAATTTCACTGCACTAAGCTGTCATTCAACAGGTGGCGGCGATATTGATTATGAAATGAGAGCATTGGACAACACGACGTGGCAAAGCAATTCCTATGCTGTGTTGAAAGCTTTGACTAAAGAAGAGTGTGAGCAAACCTGTTTGGAGGATTGCAATTGTGATGCAGTACTGTTTAAAGATGGGGAATGCAGAAAAGATAGGTTGCCCCTGAAATATGGAAGGAGATCCAAGGGTGATTCTAATTCAGCTCTTATTAAGATTGGATTGACTATTAGAAGAGGAGGTCTGGTTGATCATCGTGTTAGATATAATTAA